In one window of Pseudodesulfovibrio sediminis DNA:
- a CDS encoding cytochrome c3 family protein produces MKKVFIMSLLCVCFTAVLAFAQTELVSAIDAPDDDLEINVIKGNSKRDLGVTFNHSSHEDIDCFTCHHKNTVQDEPESCANCHTETDPSAQGVTSYFRAMHVKNPERTSCLSCHVEEFSGDKDLTGCVNSACHPTGLQ; encoded by the coding sequence ATGAAAAAAGTATTCATCATGTCCCTGCTGTGTGTGTGCTTTACCGCAGTGTTGGCCTTTGCCCAGACAGAACTGGTCTCTGCGATTGATGCTCCGGACGATGACCTTGAAATCAATGTCATCAAAGGAAACAGCAAGCGAGATCTTGGAGTTACCTTCAATCATTCCAGCCATGAGGATATTGATTGCTTCACCTGTCACCACAAAAACACCGTACAAGACGAACCCGAGTCCTGCGCGAACTGTCATACCGAGACAGATCCCAGTGCACAGGGAGTCACGTCTTACTTCCGTGCAATGCATGTGAAAAACCCGGAACGCACATCCTGTCTCTCTTGCCACGTAGAAGAATTCTCTGGCGACAAAGACCTTACAGGTTGCGTCAACTCCGCGTGTCACCCCACGGGCTTGCAATAA
- a CDS encoding 4Fe-4S dicluster domain-containing protein yields MSGKSFFVDLSLCTACRGCQVACKQWKNLPAEKTRNVGSHQNPQDLSFQTIRLVRFNEARDANNKLQWYFFPEQCRHCLEPPCKYIGNMYCEDGIEQDATTGAVVMNGRTAGIGDNVTSEELCPYNVPRMDEESGQWFKCDMCLDRVEAGRLPACVQSCPTGTMNFGDRADMLALAEKRLAEVKKTNPDAYLADPESVRVIYLCTAAPESYNGNLLASLDGSKLMKQTLAKAEINRRDMLAGRFGSKTKA; encoded by the coding sequence ATGAGTGGTAAAAGCTTCTTTGTCGATTTGTCCCTTTGTACCGCGTGTCGAGGTTGCCAGGTTGCCTGCAAGCAGTGGAAGAATCTCCCTGCCGAAAAAACCCGCAATGTCGGCTCCCACCAGAACCCGCAAGACCTGTCTTTTCAGACTATCCGTCTTGTTCGCTTCAATGAAGCGCGTGATGCCAACAATAAACTGCAGTGGTACTTCTTCCCGGAACAGTGCCGTCACTGTCTTGAACCGCCCTGCAAGTACATCGGAAACATGTACTGCGAAGACGGTATCGAGCAAGACGCCACGACCGGCGCTGTGGTCATGAACGGCCGCACGGCTGGCATCGGTGACAACGTCACCAGTGAAGAGCTGTGTCCGTACAACGTACCCCGCATGGACGAAGAAAGCGGACAGTGGTTCAAGTGCGACATGTGCCTGGACCGTGTGGAAGCCGGCCGTCTCCCTGCCTGTGTTCAAAGCTGCCCGACCGGCACCATGAACTTCGGCGATCGTGCAGACATGCTCGCTCTCGCGGAAAAACGTTTGGCGGAAGTGAAGAAAACCAATCCGGATGCGTACCTTGCAGACCCCGAGTCTGTCCGTGTCATATACCTGTGCACGGCTGCGCCGGAAAGCTATAATGGCAATTTGCTCGCCTCCTTGGATGGAAGCAAATTGATGAAACAGACACTGGCCAAAGCTGAAATCAACCGCCGCGACATGCTCGCCGGTCGTTTTGGCTCAAAAACCAAAGCGTAA